One region of Anaerotignum faecicola genomic DNA includes:
- the hydE gene encoding [FeFe] hydrogenase H-cluster radical SAM maturase HydE, translated as MKHLIDKLEREKALTKTEWITLLNGRTPDLAEYLFAKARDIRHQHYGRDIYIRGLIEFTNYCRNNCYYCGIRRGNEGLKRYRLTEEEILSCCEQGYALGFRTFVLQGGEDLYFTQEKMTHIICSMREKYPDCAITLSIGEREREEYEAYFAAGANRFLLRHETANEAHYRTLHPAELDLNHRKACLRNLKKIGYQVGSGIMVGSPGQTAEHLAEDLLFLKELNPHMIGIGPFIPQKDTPFREEKAGTLELTLFLLGLLRLMLPKVLLPSTTALSTIHPDGRKMGILAGANVVMPNLSPQENRKLYSLYDNKRSMGDEAAEGLALLKAEMESIGYRVVSARGDSLVE; from the coding sequence ATGAAGCATTTAATTGACAAATTGGAGAGAGAAAAAGCCCTCACCAAGACGGAGTGGATTACCCTGCTGAATGGCAGAACGCCAGATTTGGCGGAATATCTTTTTGCAAAGGCGAGAGACATTCGCCATCAGCATTACGGCAGGGATATCTATATTCGAGGGCTGATTGAATTTACGAATTATTGCAGAAATAACTGCTATTACTGCGGTATCCGCAGAGGGAACGAAGGACTGAAACGCTATCGGCTGACGGAGGAGGAAATCCTTTCTTGCTGTGAACAGGGGTATGCCCTCGGCTTTCGTACCTTCGTTTTGCAGGGCGGCGAGGATCTGTATTTTACGCAGGAAAAAATGACGCATATTATCTGTTCTATGCGTGAGAAATACCCCGATTGTGCGATTACGCTTTCCATCGGGGAGAGGGAAAGGGAAGAATATGAAGCGTATTTTGCGGCAGGGGCGAACCGCTTTTTGTTGCGGCACGAAACGGCAAACGAAGCACATTATCGTACGTTGCATCCCGCGGAGCTGGATTTAAACCACCGCAAGGCTTGTCTCCGGAACCTGAAGAAAATCGGTTATCAGGTAGGAAGCGGCATTATGGTTGGCTCGCCTGGGCAGACGGCAGAGCATCTGGCGGAGGATCTGCTGTTTCTGAAGGAGCTGAATCCCCACATGATTGGCATTGGACCCTTCATTCCCCAGAAGGATACGCCCTTTCGGGAGGAAAAGGCAGGTACATTGGAACTGACACTTTTCCTTCTGGGACTTCTGCGGCTGATGCTGCCAAAGGTGCTGCTGCCCTCTACAACGGCACTCAGCACCATTCATCCGGATGGGCGGAAAATGGGGATTCTGGCAGGGGCAAATGTTGTCATGCCGAACCTTTCCCCGCAGGAAAACAGAAAGCTTTACAGTCTGTATGATAACAAACGCTCCATGGGGGATGAAGCGGCGGAGGGGCTTGCCCTTTTAAAGGCAGAGATGGAATCCATTGGCTATCGGGTGGTCAGCGCCCGCGGAGATTCTCTGGTAGAATAG
- a CDS encoding ABC transporter ATP-binding protein: MLELKHIKKIYNPGTISETLLFEDFNLTVPDGEFVSIVGSNGSGKTSMLNIICGSIPIQKGEVLIGGKDIAKMKDFQRYRTIGRVYQDPSAGTCPNLTMLENMSLADNKGKPFGLGRGVNKARENFYKEQLSILGLGLENKMNVKLGALSGGQRQAATLIMATLTPIEFLILDEHTAALDPKTADIIMELTNKVVQEKHLTAMMVTHNLRYAVEYGSRLIMMDKGHIVLDKAGEEKVNTKVDDILDIFTKISIECGN; this comes from the coding sequence ATGCTTGAATTGAAGCATATCAAAAAAATCTATAATCCCGGCACCATTTCCGAAACACTGCTGTTTGAGGATTTTAATTTGACTGTGCCCGACGGCGAATTTGTTTCGATTGTCGGCAGTAATGGATCGGGCAAAACCTCCATGCTGAATATCATCTGCGGCAGCATCCCCATTCAGAAAGGAGAGGTGCTGATTGGCGGCAAGGATATTGCAAAAATGAAGGATTTTCAGAGATATCGCACCATTGGGCGTGTCTATCAGGACCCTTCGGCAGGCACCTGTCCAAATCTGACAATGCTTGAGAATATGTCTCTGGCGGATAATAAGGGCAAGCCCTTCGGTCTGGGCAGGGGTGTGAATAAGGCAAGAGAAAATTTCTATAAGGAACAGCTTTCCATTCTGGGGTTGGGTCTGGAAAATAAAATGAATGTCAAGCTGGGGGCGCTTTCCGGCGGACAAAGACAGGCGGCAACGCTGATTATGGCAACGCTGACTCCGATTGAATTTCTGATTCTGGATGAACACACCGCTGCACTTGACCCCAAAACGGCGGATATCATCATGGAATTGACGAATAAGGTGGTGCAGGAAAAGCACTTGACGGCAATGATGGTAACGCATAACCTGCGCTATGCGGTGGAATACGGCAGTCGTCTGATTATGATGGATAAGGGCCATATCGTGCTGGATAAGGCAGGAGAAGAAAAGGTCAATACAAAGGTGGATGATATTCTGGATATCTTCACGAAAATCAGTATCGAATGTGGAAACTGA
- a CDS encoding ABC transporter substrate-binding protein: MKKFMAMTMAMVMAAMALTGCGSSNAADDKASGDIPVIGINQYGQHASLDNCREGFLQGLEEAGLKEGVDYKIEYQNAGFDDNAATQIAQNFSAKNVALMCAIATPSATACYAAAEDKDIPVIFTAITDPEEAKLTGGNITGTSDKLPIEGQLELIRKVQPDAKTIGILYTTSEPNSVSAVKEYQEKAGEYGFKIEALGVMTQAEVNQATDTLISKGVDCFTNLTDNNVVGVLPSILEKTNEAGIPVYGSEIEQVKLGCVASAGIEYVALGRQTGMMAAKILKGEAKASDMPYETISEFEIYVNPDAMAALKLSADVENAIDVTAE; this comes from the coding sequence ATGAAAAAGTTTATGGCAATGACAATGGCAATGGTGATGGCAGCAATGGCACTGACAGGCTGCGGCAGCAGCAATGCGGCAGATGATAAGGCAAGTGGAGATATTCCCGTTATCGGCATCAATCAGTATGGACAGCACGCATCTTTGGATAACTGTCGAGAGGGCTTTTTGCAGGGTCTGGAGGAAGCAGGTTTGAAGGAAGGCGTGGATTACAAGATTGAATATCAGAATGCAGGCTTTGATGACAACGCCGCAACACAGATTGCACAGAACTTCTCTGCAAAGAATGTTGCGCTGATGTGTGCGATTGCAACACCATCCGCAACTGCTTGCTATGCGGCGGCAGAGGATAAGGATATCCCTGTTATCTTCACAGCAATTACCGACCCTGAGGAAGCAAAGCTGACCGGTGGCAACATCACAGGCACCAGCGACAAGCTTCCCATCGAAGGACAGCTTGAGCTGATTCGTAAGGTTCAGCCCGATGCAAAAACAATCGGGATTCTTTACACAACAAGCGAACCCAATTCCGTTTCCGCAGTAAAGGAATATCAGGAAAAGGCAGGAGAATACGGCTTCAAGATTGAAGCACTGGGCGTTATGACACAGGCAGAGGTGAATCAGGCAACAGATACGCTGATTTCGAAGGGTGTGGACTGCTTCACAAACCTGACAGACAATAACGTAGTCGGCGTTCTGCCTTCCATTCTGGAAAAAACAAATGAAGCAGGCATCCCTGTTTACGGCAGTGAAATCGAGCAGGTAAAGCTGGGCTGCGTAGCCTCCGCAGGGATTGAATACGTTGCACTGGGCAGACAGACAGGTATGATGGCAGCAAAGATTCTCAAGGGTGAGGCAAAAGCATCCGATATGCCCTACGAAACCATTTCCGAATTTGAAATTTATGTAAATCCCGATGCAATGGCTGCACTGAAGCTGAGTGCAGATGTGGAAAATGCGATTGATGTAACTGCGGAATAA
- a CDS encoding HPr family phosphocarrier protein, translating to MTQKSITIKASLDARQAAYFVQTAGKFESEIQVSVDEKRINAKSIMGTIALNMQEGQTALITADGKDEAAAVEELAAVLA from the coding sequence ATGACACAGAAATCAATTACCATCAAGGCATCCTTGGATGCAAGACAGGCTGCGTATTTCGTGCAGACGGCCGGGAAATTTGAATCTGAAATTCAGGTTAGTGTGGATGAAAAAAGAATTAACGCAAAGAGCATTATGGGCACTATCGCGCTGAATATGCAGGAAGGGCAGACTGCCCTGATTACTGCGGACGGCAAGGACGAAGCAGCGGCAGTGGAAGAGCTGGCGGCAGTATTGGCATAA
- the hprK gene encoding HPr(Ser) kinase/phosphatase codes for MYSAELKKIVEVFELESVLPELSLEGRSVLRREINRPALQLAGFYERFDSDRLQVIGRVEYSYLLSLNDEDRKNAIRHLFQYHIPCLVVCKNLEIFPEMVEYGREYSIPIFRTAQNTTDFTAELIFWLREELADRVMMHGVLVDIYGEGVLITGASGIGKSETALELIKRGHRLIADDAVEIKRIADRRLIGSCPEIIRYLIELRGIGILNVKELFGVGSVKEQKTVDLVIKLEVWDGKADSYDRLGLNEEYMDILGNKVQLNTIPVRPGRNVAMICESAAMTNRQKKMGKNTAQDFANRIGK; via the coding sequence ATGTATTCTGCGGAGTTAAAAAAAATCGTAGAGGTATTTGAACTGGAAAGCGTTTTGCCGGAATTGAGTCTGGAGGGGCGTTCTGTTCTGCGTAGGGAAATTAACCGCCCTGCATTACAGCTGGCAGGCTTTTATGAACGCTTTGACAGCGACCGCTTGCAGGTGATTGGGCGTGTGGAATACAGCTATCTGCTGAGTCTGAACGATGAGGACAGAAAAAATGCCATCCGCCATTTATTTCAGTATCATATTCCCTGTCTGGTGGTTTGCAAGAATCTTGAGATTTTCCCCGAAATGGTGGAATACGGCAGAGAATACAGCATACCTATTTTTCGCACCGCGCAGAATACAACCGACTTTACGGCGGAGTTGATTTTCTGGCTGAGAGAGGAACTGGCAGACCGTGTGATGATGCACGGCGTTCTTGTGGATATTTACGGCGAGGGCGTGCTGATTACAGGTGCAAGCGGCATCGGGAAAAGCGAAACGGCACTGGAGCTGATTAAAAGAGGACACCGCCTGATTGCGGATGATGCAGTGGAAATCAAACGGATTGCCGACAGAAGGCTGATTGGCTCCTGTCCGGAGATTATCCGCTATCTGATTGAACTGCGCGGCATCGGGATTCTGAATGTAAAGGAGCTGTTCGGTGTCGGCTCTGTAAAGGAGCAGAAAACGGTTGACCTTGTCATTAAGCTTGAGGTCTGGGATGGGAAGGCGGATTCCTATGACAGGTTGGGGCTGAATGAGGAATATATGGATATTCTGGGAAATAAGGTGCAGCTGAATACGATTCCTGTGCGCCCGGGCAGAAACGTGGCAATGATTTGTGAATCGGCGGCAATGACAAACCGTCAGAAGAAGATGGGGAAAAATACCGCACAGGATTTTGCAAATCGAATCGGAAAATAA
- the murB gene encoding UDP-N-acetylmuramate dehydrogenase, whose translation MERLKQELLACLGEEGLKLHEMMKEHTTFRVGGAADYFIQPKSAEELRAAFEILHRYEMPVLVIGNGSNLLVRDKGIRGAVIQIYNRMAEITIEGNTIHTKGGALLSAVAARAADKGLTGLEFASGIPGSIGGAVVMNAGAYGGEMKDVLASVDVLTQDLEIKTIPAAELNLGYRYSSIPEKGYIVLGATLQLKKGNIAEIRGRMAELAEQRRAKQPLQYPSAGSTFKRPEGYFAGKLVQDAGLKGKTIGGAQVSEKHSGFLINIGGATAQDILDLIAFCQKEVKDKFGVTLETEVKIVGEE comes from the coding sequence ATGGAAAGATTGAAACAGGAGCTTCTTGCCTGTCTGGGAGAGGAAGGGCTGAAGCTACATGAAATGATGAAGGAGCATACGACATTTCGTGTGGGCGGCGCGGCGGATTATTTTATTCAGCCGAAAAGCGCAGAGGAACTGCGTGCTGCCTTTGAAATTTTGCATAGATATGAAATGCCCGTTCTGGTGATTGGCAACGGCAGCAATCTTCTGGTAAGGGATAAAGGCATCCGCGGCGCGGTGATTCAGATTTATAACCGTATGGCGGAGATTACGATAGAAGGGAATACAATTCATACCAAGGGCGGTGCACTGCTGAGTGCTGTTGCGGCAAGGGCTGCGGATAAGGGTCTGACCGGTCTGGAATTTGCAAGCGGGATTCCCGGCAGCATCGGCGGCGCAGTTGTGATGAATGCAGGCGCGTATGGCGGCGAAATGAAGGATGTGCTAGCAAGTGTGGATGTGCTGACGCAGGATTTAGAAATCAAGACCATTCCTGCGGCGGAGCTGAATTTAGGCTACCGCTACAGCAGTATTCCTGAAAAGGGCTATATCGTTCTGGGGGCAACGCTGCAATTAAAAAAAGGCAACATCGCAGAAATCCGTGGACGCATGGCAGAATTGGCAGAGCAGAGAAGGGCAAAGCAGCCCTTACAGTACCCCAGTGCAGGCAGCACCTTCAAGCGTCCTGAGGGGTATTTTGCAGGGAAGCTGGTGCAGGATGCAGGGCTAAAGGGCAAAACCATCGGTGGCGCACAGGTATCCGAAAAGCACTCCGGCTTTCTGATTAATATCGGCGGCGCAACGGCACAGGATATTCTGGATTTGATTGCGTTCTGCCAGAAGGAAGTCAAGGATAAATTCGGTGTGACACTGGAAACGGAAGTGAAAATCGTCGGAGAAGAATAA
- the rapZ gene encoding RNase adapter RapZ: protein MRFVIVTGMSGAGKTSVLKFLEDINFFCVDNIPPALLPKFAELCYEQEGEIERVAMGIDIRGGKLFNDLFEVLSDLQHKGYEYEILFLDASDDVLIKRYKETRRSHPLSKNGSIQEGIQKEREILKDVKRKATYIIDTSQILTRQLKEQINRIFVENQSYENLMITVQSFGFKYGIPADSDLVFDVRFLPNPFYIQELKEMTGNDEPVSSYVMSFEESRTFLKKLVDMLEFLIPHYIKEGKNSLVISIGCTGGKHRSVTLTNALYNALGKDGHTLLLKHNDIEKDSRHKK, encoded by the coding sequence ATGCGGTTTGTAATTGTAACGGGGATGTCCGGCGCAGGGAAAACCTCTGTGCTGAAATTTCTGGAGGACATCAATTTTTTCTGTGTAGATAATATTCCCCCTGCATTGCTGCCGAAGTTTGCGGAGCTTTGCTATGAGCAGGAGGGTGAAATCGAGCGCGTTGCCATGGGGATTGATATTCGTGGCGGGAAGCTGTTTAATGACCTGTTTGAGGTACTGTCTGATTTGCAGCATAAGGGATATGAATATGAGATTTTATTCTTGGATGCCTCGGATGATGTGCTGATTAAACGCTATAAGGAAACCAGAAGAAGTCATCCTCTTTCCAAAAACGGCTCCATTCAAGAGGGAATTCAGAAGGAGCGCGAAATACTGAAGGATGTCAAGCGTAAGGCAACCTATATCATCGACACGAGCCAGATTTTGACCCGACAGCTCAAGGAGCAGATTAACCGTATTTTTGTAGAAAATCAATCTTACGAAAATCTGATGATTACGGTGCAATCCTTTGGCTTTAAATACGGAATTCCTGCGGACAGTGATTTAGTATTCGATGTACGTTTTCTGCCCAATCCCTTTTATATTCAGGAGCTGAAGGAAATGACGGGCAACGATGAGCCTGTCAGCAGCTATGTGATGAGCTTTGAGGAAAGCCGAACATTTCTGAAAAAGCTGGTGGATATGCTGGAATTTCTGATTCCGCACTATATTAAAGAGGGCAAAAATAGTCTTGTCATCAGCATCGGCTGCACGGGCGGCAAGCACCGCTCTGTTACCCTTACGAATGCCCTTTACAATGCCCTTGGAAAGGATGGACACACCCTCCTTCTCAAGCATAATGACATTGAAAAGGACAGCAGACACAAGAAATAA
- the uvrC gene encoding excinuclease ABC subunit UvrC yields MFDIQEELKKLPQKPGVYLMKDENGHIIYVGKAVNLKNRVRQYFQSSRNQTAKTRSMVPNIREFEYIVTDSEMEALLLECNLIKKHHPYYNILLKDDKSYPYIKVTVQEMFPRIFITRRMEKDKAKYYGPFTDVLAAKETVETLHKLFPIRKCKKVFPRDIGKERPCLNHHIGQCIAPCSGRVPPEEYQVYIKDAMDFLEGKHHTIMKKMEQEMLMASENMEFERAAALRDKIAAIKSVAEKQKISNTGLGDADVIGFVRAYEECLVQVFFIRGGKMTGRENFTLTAFAEQSRAEILTAFVKQFYSGTAYIPKEIILQEGLVAEESDLIAEYLSEKRGSRVTLTVPIKGEKHKLTELAHKNAMLIFEQFGEKLKREEQRTKGAMEELRQALSLPDELKRVEAYDISNTQGFESVGSMVVFEDGRAKNSDYRKFKIKTVVGANDYASMKEVITRRLSHAIKENTEGKTSSFTRLPDLILMDGGKTQVHAAEEVLLAFGMDIPVCGMVKDDRHRTRGLLFHEQEIRIPLTSEGFKLVTRIQDEVHRFAITYHRKLRDERNLHSVLDDIKGIGEVRRKALLRHFGSIERIAAAEVADLLEVDGMTIPAAEQVYLFFHREELQNG; encoded by the coding sequence ATGTTTGATATTCAGGAGGAATTGAAAAAGCTGCCCCAAAAGCCGGGAGTTTATCTGATGAAGGATGAAAACGGGCATATCATTTATGTGGGGAAGGCAGTGAATTTGAAAAACCGCGTGCGGCAGTATTTTCAAAGCAGCCGCAATCAGACGGCAAAAACACGTTCCATGGTGCCGAATATCCGCGAATTTGAATATATCGTAACGGATTCCGAAATGGAAGCGCTTCTCTTGGAATGTAACCTCATTAAAAAGCATCATCCCTATTATAATATTCTTCTGAAGGATGACAAAAGCTATCCTTATATCAAGGTGACGGTGCAGGAGATGTTTCCGCGCATCTTCATCACACGCCGAATGGAGAAGGACAAGGCGAAATATTATGGGCCGTTTACGGATGTGCTGGCGGCGAAGGAAACCGTCGAAACCCTGCATAAGCTGTTCCCGATCCGTAAATGCAAGAAGGTATTTCCGAGGGATATCGGGAAGGAACGTCCTTGCCTGAATCACCATATCGGGCAGTGCATTGCGCCATGCAGCGGAAGGGTTCCCCCTGAGGAATATCAGGTCTATATCAAGGATGCTATGGATTTTCTGGAAGGAAAGCACCATACTATCATGAAGAAAATGGAGCAGGAAATGCTGATGGCATCGGAAAATATGGAATTTGAAAGGGCGGCGGCACTGCGGGATAAAATTGCCGCGATTAAAAGCGTTGCGGAAAAGCAGAAAATTTCCAACACCGGTCTGGGGGATGCGGATGTCATCGGCTTTGTGCGTGCGTATGAGGAATGTCTGGTGCAGGTGTTCTTTATCCGTGGCGGCAAAATGACAGGACGGGAGAATTTCACCCTGACCGCCTTTGCAGAGCAGAGCCGCGCGGAGATTCTGACGGCATTTGTTAAGCAGTTTTACAGCGGTACCGCCTATATCCCGAAGGAAATCATTTTGCAGGAAGGGCTTGTGGCAGAGGAAAGCGACCTGATTGCGGAATACCTTTCCGAGAAACGAGGCAGTCGTGTGACCTTAACCGTTCCCATCAAGGGAGAAAAGCATAAGCTGACGGAGCTGGCGCATAAGAACGCGATGCTCATTTTCGAGCAGTTTGGCGAAAAGCTGAAACGAGAGGAGCAGCGAACGAAGGGCGCAATGGAAGAGCTGCGGCAGGCACTTTCTCTGCCGGACGAGCTGAAGCGTGTAGAGGCGTATGACATTTCCAATACGCAGGGCTTTGAATCGGTCGGCTCGATGGTTGTGTTCGAGGATGGGCGCGCCAAAAACAGCGACTACCGTAAGTTTAAGATTAAAACCGTTGTCGGGGCAAATGATTATGCCTCTATGAAGGAGGTCATCACGCGCCGCCTGAGCCATGCCATCAAGGAAAACACAGAGGGCAAAACCTCCAGCTTTACCCGTTTGCCCGATTTAATCCTGATGGATGGCGGCAAAACGCAGGTACACGCCGCAGAGGAGGTTCTGCTTGCCTTTGGGATGGATATCCCTGTCTGTGGTATGGTAAAGGATGACAGACACCGCACCAGAGGACTGCTGTTTCATGAGCAGGAAATCAGAATTCCCCTGACCTCGGAGGGCTTTAAGCTGGTGACGCGCATACAGGATGAGGTGCATCGCTTTGCCATTACCTACCACAGAAAGCTGCGCGACGAAAGAAATCTTCATTCCGTTCTGGATGATATCAAGGGCATCGGTGAGGTACGCCGCAAGGCTTTACTGCGCCATTTCGGCTCAATCGAAAGGATTGCCGCAGCAGAGGTGGCAGATCTTTTAGAGGTGGATGGCATGACGATTCCTGCGGCGGAGCAGGTCTATCTTTTTTTCCATCGGGAGGAATTGCAAAACGGATGA
- a CDS encoding ABC transporter permease, giving the protein MFDLIISTLTQGFIYALLSYGIYITYKILDFPDLTVDGSFPLGAAITAVLLVKGMNPFLVLVAALLVGAAAGLVTGVIHVKFGVRDLLAGIITMTALFSINLQIAGSNLAVERAIGTIYTSGPIMAVMGNSTLMMRKFVVSLLVAVIFKFILDWYLKTKSGMLLRAVGDNSTLVTTLAKDKGIVKIIGLTVANALVAFSGALVCMEQRAFSSTMGTGQMVFGLAAVIIGTTLFRKVSFAKGTTAVLVGSVFYKACIQVAISLGLPANLMKLATAVLFLIILILGNKQKGGAEHA; this is encoded by the coding sequence ATGTTTGATTTGATTATCAGCACGCTGACACAGGGCTTTATTTACGCCCTGTTGTCCTACGGCATTTATATTACATATAAAATACTGGATTTTCCCGATTTGACGGTAGATGGCAGCTTTCCCCTCGGGGCGGCGATTACGGCAGTTCTTCTGGTAAAGGGGATGAACCCCTTTCTGGTGCTTGTAGCGGCGCTTCTGGTGGGCGCGGCAGCCGGACTGGTAACAGGTGTCATTCATGTGAAATTCGGTGTCAGAGACCTTCTGGCAGGTATCATCACTATGACGGCGTTGTTCTCCATCAATTTGCAGATTGCAGGCTCCAATCTGGCGGTGGAACGTGCCATCGGCACGATTTATACCTCCGGTCCGATTATGGCTGTGATGGGCAATTCTACCCTGATGATGCGTAAATTTGTAGTATCCCTGCTAGTAGCTGTGATTTTCAAATTCATTCTGGATTGGTATCTTAAGACAAAAAGCGGCATGCTCCTGCGTGCAGTTGGTGATAACAGCACACTGGTAACCACCCTTGCAAAGGATAAGGGCATTGTAAAGATTATCGGGCTGACGGTTGCAAATGCACTCGTTGCCTTCTCCGGTGCGCTGGTCTGCATGGAGCAGAGAGCCTTCTCCAGTACCATGGGGACAGGGCAGATGGTTTTTGGTCTGGCGGCGGTTATCATCGGCACAACCCTGTTCCGTAAGGTTAGCTTTGCGAAGGGCACTACGGCGGTTCTGGTCGGCAGTGTGTTCTATAAGGCTTGTATTCAGGTGGCAATCAGCTTGGGTCTTCCCGCAAATCTGATGAAGCTGGCAACGGCAGTGCTGTTCCTGATTATTTTGATTCTTGGTAATAAACAGAAGGGTGGTGCGGAGCATGCTTGA
- the whiA gene encoding DNA-binding protein WhiA: protein MSFSSKVKGELSLHFGNGRHCEIAEIAAYVNIYGQIAVFGGNFCLKIQTENDYAVKKCFTLLRNTFNMIADVSVRISGQKRQTKVYTLLVRDAAAILQATGILTIEKEQKKLKKRIYPPVVSSICCRRAYIRGAFISVGSVNDPEKNYHLEFVLADLSAAEQLRELINAFGLDAKVVERKEHYIVYLKEGEQIVDLLNIMEAPLALMDLENVRIVKEMRNDINRKVNCETANLNKVVGAAVKQLEDINYIEETIGLARLPEQLAEVARVRLEYPDRSLKELGSFLMTPVGKSGVNHRLRKISSIAEALREGKGGIE, encoded by the coding sequence TTGTCATTTTCGTCTAAGGTTAAGGGTGAGTTGTCCCTTCATTTTGGAAATGGAAGACATTGTGAAATTGCGGAAATTGCAGCGTATGTTAATATCTATGGACAGATAGCCGTGTTTGGCGGAAATTTTTGTTTAAAAATCCAAACAGAGAATGATTACGCTGTGAAAAAATGCTTTACATTATTGAGAAATACTTTTAATATGATAGCGGATGTATCTGTAAGAATCAGCGGGCAGAAGCGGCAGACTAAGGTGTATACCCTGCTTGTACGCGATGCAGCAGCCATCTTACAGGCAACCGGTATTTTAACAATAGAAAAGGAACAGAAGAAACTGAAAAAGCGGATTTATCCGCCTGTGGTCAGCAGCATCTGCTGTCGGCGGGCATATATTCGCGGCGCATTCATTTCTGTCGGCTCTGTAAATGATCCGGAAAAGAACTATCATCTGGAATTCGTTCTGGCGGATTTGTCTGCGGCGGAGCAGCTGCGGGAGTTAATCAATGCCTTCGGATTGGATGCCAAGGTGGTAGAGCGAAAAGAGCATTATATCGTCTATCTGAAAGAAGGTGAACAGATTGTCGATTTGTTGAATATCATGGAGGCACCACTGGCGCTGATGGATTTGGAGAATGTCCGCATCGTCAAGGAAATGCGCAATGATATCAACAGAAAAGTCAACTGTGAAACGGCGAACCTGAATAAGGTGGTCGGAGCGGCTGTAAAGCAATTAGAGGATATCAATTATATTGAGGAAACCATCGGGCTTGCGCGTCTGCCGGAGCAGTTGGCAGAGGTGGCGAGGGTGCGATTGGAATATCCGGACAGAAGCTTGAAAGAGCTGGGTTCTTTCCTCATGACACCTGTCGGAAAGTCCGGTGTCAACCATAGACTGCGTAAAATCAGCAGCATTGCTGAGGCATTAAGAGAAGGGAAGGGTGGAATAGAATGA
- a CDS encoding QueT transporter family protein produces MNKNIVNTKFLVSTALIAAIYVVMTLAIAPLSFGMIQIRISEVLMLMAFIDKKYAPGLVLGCFIANCFSPFGMMDVVFGTACTAASLVGITKCSKTLFGASLWPVLCNAFIGIELYLFGSPLLLSMATVAFGEFLSVSVLGYVLFRQVLKNSTLVERLKIA; encoded by the coding sequence ATGAACAAAAACATTGTAAACACAAAATTTCTGGTTTCCACAGCGCTCATTGCGGCAATTTATGTTGTGATGACATTGGCGATTGCACCACTTAGCTTCGGAATGATTCAGATTCGTATTTCCGAGGTGCTGATGCTGATGGCATTTATCGACAAAAAGTATGCGCCCGGTCTGGTGCTTGGCTGTTTCATCGCGAACTGCTTCAGCCCCTTCGGCATGATGGACGTTGTATTCGGCACAGCCTGCACAGCGGCTTCTCTTGTGGGGATTACGAAATGCAGCAAAACACTGTTCGGCGCAAGCCTTTGGCCTGTGCTTTGCAATGCATTCATCGGCATTGAGCTGTATCTGTTCGGCAGTCCGCTTCTGCTGAGCATGGCAACGGTTGCGTTTGGGGAATTCCTTTCCGTTTCCGTTTTGGGTTATGTTCTGTTCCGTCAGGTTTTGAAAAACAGCACCTTGGTGGAACGCCTGAAAATCGCATAA